AAAAGCCGGCCCGTTGCGGGGCCGGCATAGGATGGAGGGGTGGTGCGGTGGATCAGAAAATGACCTGAGCCTGAAGCCGGAAAATGTTGTCATCCTTGTTCTGCGCTAGATCGTCCTTGTGGAGGGTATAATCGGCCTGGATCTTGGCGCGGTGTTTCTTGTAATAATAGCCGGCGGCGATCTGAAACTGGTTCTGGTCGTACTTGGTCAGGGCGGCGGCGTCGGTGGAATCGATGGCCGAGTAGCGCAGGGCCAGTTCGACGGTCTCGGGGATGATCTGGTAGCCGGCCTGCAGGTAGTAGCCGTCGGCATCCCAGTCGGATTTGCCGTCGGGATCGATGTTGGCCCAGTAGTATTCGGCGGCGGCCGAGAGCCCCAGCCACTTGAAGTGGATGTTGGCGGTGGCGGTGCGCAGATCGGCTTCCTCGCCGTTGGCCAGGTTCAGATCGCCCAGGCGAACACCGTTCGTCAGCAGGCGGCTGTTGACGTTGCCGGTATCGGCGCGAACCAGGGTCTGCACGGCATAGCTCGCTCCGATGTTGAGCAGCGGCTTGGGTTCGTTGAAGGAGGGCTCGTCCATGTCGAATTTGCCCAGGGGATTGATATCCACGCGCGCGGCCCACAGGTGTTTGTCCTCGCGGTTGCTGCGGTTTTCGCCGTTGCCGTTGAACACGCCGGCCATGTATTCGACCAGATTATCGGCGAAGGCCCCCTTCGCCATGAGGCCCCGATCGCGCCCGAGGTTGAAGGTCTCGTCGGCCAGGGAGCGATCGACGAACATCTGACTGCCCGAGGAGGTGAGCTGCTGACGGCTGGTGGGCGCCTTGAACTGACCGGCCTGCAGGCTCAGCTCGTTCATGAATTTGTAGCCGAGCACGGCGTCCTTGAGGGTGGCGCCGCCGCTGCCGCCGAAGTCATGCTGCCACTGGTAATAGAGGTTTTTGTTGTAGACATTGCCGCGCATGTCGATGCGCAGGCGCTGGATGTTGAAGTCGCTGTCGTTCTCCTTGGCTGGATCATCCACGTCGGTAAAGGTGTAGCGCGCCTGCAGGCGTCCGCCGATGTGCGCGGTATAGTTGCCGTCGCGACTTTCCACGGTGATGCCGCGCCCGGGGCGGTAATAGGCCAGGTCGTTTTTTTTCACCGCCTCCTTGTAATCCTCCTCGGTGAGGATGCCCTTGTCCTTGAG
This window of the Geoalkalibacter sp. genome carries:
- a CDS encoding OprO/OprP family phosphate-selective porin codes for the protein MKKMFAAVLIAATTLGFGLTAEAKTLEEILKDKGILTEEDYKEAVKKNDLAYYRPGRGITVESRDGNYTAHIGGRLQARYTFTDVDDPAKENDSDFNIQRLRIDMRGNVYNKNLYYQWQHDFGGSGGATLKDAVLGYKFMNELSLQAGQFKAPTSRQQLTSSGSQMFVDRSLADETFNLGRDRGLMAKGAFADNLVEYMAGVFNGNGENRSNREDKHLWAARVDINPLGKFDMDEPSFNEPKPLLNIGASYAVQTLVRADTGNVNSRLLTNGVRLGDLNLANGEEADLRTATANIHFKWLGLSAAAEYYWANIDPDGKSDWDADGYYLQAGYQIIPETVELALRYSAIDSTDAAALTKYDQNQFQIAAGYYYKKHRAKIQADYTLHKDDLAQNKDDNIFRLQAQVIF